The genomic DNA TTTAATGGCTGACTGGGGTAAAGGCCTGTATATGCTGTTGTCCTTCAGGGCCCCGGGACTGTCCCTGGCCTTTGACATCAGGCTCATGAACCATCTCTCAGGGAGAAGCTTGAACATCCAAAAGGCCTTATTCAAAATCTGGATGCCAAGATGCAGGTCAATGAGAAAAGAAGACTAAGTATCCAACCACGGTCTGCATTTACTTAAAGTAGTTAAGACATACAAGGTTTTTCATATGAACAGGCAAAGTTGTCATTTTGTTGAACAAATATTCTGTGGAGGATACTTTTTCACTCTTGTATTCACTTGCACTCCCCTCGGCCTCGTTTTTTAGcagctttctctctccctctctccccctgtcGTTCTCCAGCACTTCTTTTTCCTTCACAGGCTGTTTTTGTCTGGCAACTCAGCTTCTGGACTACGGGGAAAGTAGACGGTGGCTTTGTGCTCCTCATAACGGTCAATGTGCTTCAGGTGTACCACCATGTGCAGGGCATAGGCTAAGACGAGGAGCAGGATCAAAGATGTCACCAAGCCCATCAGGATGGCTGGTGTTAGGAAAGTGGCACAGTCACTGGCTGACGCAAATTTGTCTGACTGCACATTGAAGGCCTGGATCTGGAAGAGCATGAGAGAAGGCGGAAAGATGAGATTAGGCTAAACTAAAGCAGGATAGTGGCTCTTAATGGGCTTACCAGGCACAGAGACACTGGGCAGATGGACAGGTTGAGACAGCCTAGCAGATGGCTAAACAGACAGTGGACAGACAGATTGACAAACTGCCAAACAGACGGTAAACagactggctgactgactgacagccaAACAGGCGGAACACAAAAGGAAACAGCTGGCAAACATAGagtacatacatgcacacacgttGGAAACAGGGGGGAAAGACTAAGACAGTGAATGTGCAATCATTATTAGAAGAGTTCACAAGAAAGGCTGCACCCCTTGTGAGACAGTGTACCTGGAAATCAGTGAAAGTGATGTGCCAGTTAGCAGATGTGTCAGTGTGGGAGCTGGGCACTAGCAGGGTGTCATATTTGTGAAGGCTGCTGACGTGCTGGCAATGGTAGGATGAAGTGGCCGGAGCGTAGACCTCACTGGCGTTGAACGTGGCCTCCTGGGTCCAGTTGTAGTGGATGTGAACACTGTCTAGTGTGAACCAGTTTTGACCAGCTGCCTCATAAAAAGTGTTTGACATCTGAAGCCTGGCAGAAGAGATAATGCAGTTAGTTACATGCACGGTCTATACATATGAAAAGTTGtagataaaaaatattattattatattatatatatattttttaatgttggtcAGTGAAGATATTTGGTAGTAAGCATGTATTATTTTACCTGATTACTAGACCTCGCAAGTCCTCCACATCACCAAACCTTAATGATAGCCTGTAGTAAAACAAAGCCACAAGTATTAATACATTTGATTTTATacaaaacagtaacagtaatTTAGAGCAGTTGTAAACTGACCACAGcagttattataatatatatacaaattaaAGTTATAACTGTCTTCTCACAACAGTACTTTCACACATTTCCTTAGATAATTAAATGCCTAGTTCCGTGTTTAATAGTAAGTAATATCATATCTATGCTGATGCCTTTGCTTTATATGCAGATAAGTGGGCTTTTGTTATATTTAACTAGCACACCATATAGTGTCCATCCTGTCTTGTAAGTAGTGCAACAAttcatttaaaaccaaaacGAATTCCTCAAACATAACTCTATCCACAGTGTTTCCTTACGTAGCTTTCTCCTTAGTGCAGATGGAGCCTTTAGTGTCCACCGGTGAGTTGGTGTTGAAGACCCTCTCAGTTAGGTCAATAAAGGTATGGTTCCTGTAGCGGATTGCCAGGCGCTTTGCCTTGAACAGAATGCAGGTCTTCCCATTGTAAGACACACTCAGTGGGCCATAAGGCCCGATCAGAGACTGGAGCAGCTTCCTCTTACTGTGATACATCCCTGGCTGATGCCAGTTAAAAGGCTGTAAACATATGAAGAGATGAATTTAGCTCAGTAGAAATAAAGAAACCGAGGGCAGCAGCAGTTTTGCATTATTTGACTGTCCTCTAGAGGGCGATCAGATTTGTAGTCAAAGACATACTCAAGCTGTGCCCCATTTCAGGGGCTCGATTTGGCCCACAAAAGGTGCAAGCCCTAAAGGTTTTGCTGTTTCTGCTCATGCTTGAGTAAAACTTTCTAGCACCACAAAGACCAAAACATGTGTGCAGTTTTACCCTGCTGTTGAATCAATAATGTCTAAGTTTATTACCAGGAAGTTGATCTAAAATGGCCAAAGAAATTGTAAAGACCAGTTGTAAACAGACTCGATTGGCACTCTACTAGGAATTAATGCTAGAAATGCAGACTTTGGACGATCCAGCCAGTGAACAGGGATACAGCATAGAGTATATGCATTCAAGTTACCACAATCCccaatatatatagtatgtagaTTAGTCCTCTTCTACAACATGTCAGCGTGATCTGTGTACATCACCGCCTAGCAGCTCttgatttattttacacaaaCTGATCAAAAACAAGCATGCGTGGTACCTACTGCACCATTCTTTTATGCAGGTACAATGTTAAGGTGCAAATTAAGCTTCTGGCCATAAAATGTTCGGTGTTCCAACCACCACTGAATCTCAAAGGAGAATGGAGCAATGTCGTCTTCTCCATAGAAAACTTGCATAATCGCGTGGTAGCTGTTAGTCTGCATTTCTGCACTGTGCAGATAGAAACTGCCCCCTCTAGCTTTTTAAGCTCTTTGCTCAAAAGCCACATCTCATTGGAGGGCATTTAGGCTAATCCAGCACTATTTTAACAAGACATGTAAAGAGGCATACACAGTGGCTATGAAGGGAttagttgtttgtttgtatgtaaaatatttgaaaaataattgaaagGTTAGTTATCGTTACTGAGTAAACTTCCAAAACATTCAAAAGCTATCATACTGAATACAGTACAGAACAGAGACTTTACTGCAATAAATCAATTCATCTGTATAGGGCCTGGGTGCATCAGCTGACATAGCATATTCACTGTGTTTTCAGTCAGAGTGATcatatgtgtgtgggtggtgagGATGTTTTTCCTCTGGTGAATGTGAGACCAACAATGTTCCCACATCCAAGGTCAAgcagtgtggctgtgtgtgtgtgtgtgtgtgtgtgtgtgtgtgtgtgtgNNNNNNNNNNgtgtgtgtgtgtgtgtgtgtgtgtgtgtgtgtgtgtgtgtgtgtaatatgtttGTACAGATAAAGAAAGATGGCTGATGGTGGAGATAgtgaggagagaaaagagagagtgtgtgtaccTGCAGTATTCTCCTGAGTGGGTTTTCATCTTCAGGCGTCAAAACAACCTCTTCACTTTCTAAGCCGTACTCACCATCGTGACCTAAAAACCCATACACACATTACTGCACCATAAAGATTATATCAGTATACAAATTAAGCTGTTAGCAATGCTGCAATGCAGATTGCAACATAATCATAAAAGTTCAGCCAATTTCACACACGCCACAgagacacaggcacacacacacacataatcacaaAGAGATCCTGCGTACACCACGGTGCTCAGGCTCCTATCTATTTCCAGTTGCTTTGCGTCATCACAGTGACTCATCAGCAGTTTATTTCACAGTTACGGTAGTATTGTTAAGTGTTTACAAATACTGTTCATCTTGTTCCAGCAACATATAATTTTCAATCACATCATTTAAAGGAATGTCTCTATCATTTGTTCTGCCTTTTATTTCAAAGAGCCTAAATATAACACATGTGAATTGCCACTTCAAAATTAATTTGTGTTACAATGTAgcaaatgtgtctgtttgtcagCACTAGCTACCCAACATCTATCCATCAGCATCAAAATTAACATGGCAGGTTTGATTGAATCAGGCCTTGTGTCACACTAGATTTGTTACTTACTTGATGTGACTCTTGTTGCTTGTTTGGGGTCCTCTTTGCTGTGGAAAAGACAGAAGACACAATAAGTTCTTGGGATCGCGAGATTCAGGGAAacgttttttctctttttgatgATACTCCATAATGTACAGGGTGCCtatttagcatgtttccttgaaCAGCAAAGTTCATTGTCTACTGATGCAGCTGCAGCAAACACAGGGACAAAAAACACCTCATAGAATATTCTAtgctataaaatgtattttataaatgtatacaaTAGGTAAGAATGATTATTCCCGCATTCAATACACACTCTATTCAACATattagtgtgtgtctgtgctacTAAACTAGTGTATATTTTGTTAGATTCAGCATGACaacttttaaattgtttaatagcccaaattatgtgttttgtgtatggaatgccatttattattattattattaatattattgccACTGAACGGCCATAAAAATGGTAAGTATACTGTAATATACATAATTATGTATGAAAGTGAccataatggaaaaaaagaaacccacaAACATTTTGATGTGGTTTCCAGACTTATTAAATTACAGATTTTGAAAagcacaatatactgtatgatcCATAAAGGTGGGACAGCACAGTCCACAGCTGCAGAACATTCGACTCACAAAGATTTGCCTTCAGAAACTTTGTGTGGGGTGTTGTTTTTACTAATTGACCAATCTTTGATGTGGGACTAACCTACATTGTGCACAGGTGTCGACTTATCAGTATGACTAAACCCTGAATAGCCTTGGACTTCTTCAAGTTAATTCTGATCCTTTTAACTGTCTAATCAAAGACGTAATGGGCTTACTGTATGGCGCTGACATGGCCGTTTTGCCTGTTTTGACTGTGTTGTGGGCCCTAGCCTGTCCTTTAGCAATCATAGGCTGGCCTGCTAGTCTCCACACAATGAGCAGTTATAATGGACTTGTAAAAAGTAAACCCTGAAACCTGTCTGTGGGAGTGGACATGACAACTAGCTGGTGTCTTCTTGTGTCACGTCACTGGGCACTACTTCATTCTGTCCGTTTATCAGCTTTGGTCTTAAgtatttcaaataattttatgAAACGCAGCACAACAAaagcaatactgtaaatacctgtATCTGTGATTGATATCCTCTTTGTTATCTTAGGTTCAGATCTTGTTGGGAAGGCCTTTTTAGTAGATACACAGGATGACCTGGATgtttattaaacacacaaaagctaaTACATCCCAACAGCTGTGATAAGGACTGTTTACAATTTGTTTCTCTGAACCAGACACTTTTGGAGCTGCCCCAGTATAGTTGAGTGATCTATGAGGAACAACGTCCAACttcattttgtaataaaaaaggtTATGAAATGGCAATTCAACTGCTTGAAATTGACCAAAAAGACTATATGTACTACACTAGTAGTGTCTTGTGATTTATGAGGGAAGAGTTACATTTAATCTCAATTTGTAACATTATCAGGCTTTATTGTTGGCAATGGCAACAAAATGAGGTTCCCTTTAATATTAAGTTATTTATTCTCCTTTCCATAATGTGAAGGGAGTATATGGCTATGTACCttatgacatttattttttcacttgcCCTCATGCTGTAAATCTCAAACTATTGGACTGGATTTTGGCCAGATTCAAGCAAATGATGAATATTTTCATGTCACTAAGACATTTTCACTGATTGCCTCAAAGGCCGTATTGTTGGCGCATTCATCCACCGATGCCATGCACAATATCtcagaggcagctgtctgcttttttttgcattgaagAGATTATGCTTTCCTCTTGCCCATTTGTTATTTTACTCATTGGTCTAGATAGTGCAACTAAGATCAAAACAAGGTGAGCACACTTGCTAACAGATATAAAGGTATTAGTGTGTCTGAGCACTGGAAATAACAGCTTTAGGGTAGGTTGTGGGACATCAGTTCCAGCAGCCTGGAGCAGTTATCTACCTGCCTGGGGCAGTTACCACCTGGGCAATATTGTGTAGTTTAGTGCCAGATGGATTAGGATTAGTGGTAAAGACAGGTCAAGTCCACAGGAGCCCAGATATGGCAAGTGGCAGGCCCTGAACAAGATGAAGAGATTAAGGCATGATGTCAGAGCCCACGGCATTCTAGACAGTTCAAGTGCTAATTAATACATCTGAACTGACTTCAGAAAACGTGACTTACTGTACATCCGGCTGTCCAGTAAATTTGAACTTTGACAATGACCGTTGTAACTGAACTAAGTACAAATGGAGCAGTCTAAGGTCTTTAATTAAATTTGTGTAACTGGTATCCCCTTGGGAAATGTACTTCACTTTTCTATTACACTTATTTCTTGGGCATACATTCATTGGATTTATTACACTGCTATCGAGATATCAATATCATACTCATGAAAATGTTATTGTAGTACTGTTAGAAACTTCTTTTTTGTAATCATTGattgttaataataaaacaatgttgctaAAATTGTCTTTTCCATGAAAGTACTCAATGTTCTCAATTGTATGAGTAAAGCAGAGTGAGTATGAGAAAACAGATTCAAAGACTAATTCTACAGTAAGACAAGCTCATGGTATGCAACATGTAGATGCAGACTACTCTTTCGACCCCATTGACTTTGATTCAAATCACCTATTACACAGCTCGAGAGTATGGATGTTTCTTTTCtcaataaatcaaattaaatcaagCTTCAGTCCAGTTAAACAGATGTCTGTAGAATGTGAATGAGTAAATGATCAGCAGGTACTGTGCTACCATTTCCATACAAGCTCATCAACTGGCTAAATTGGCTAAAATAGATACTCacttggatgtgtgtgtgtgtgtgtgtgtgtgtgtgtgtgtgtNNNNNNNNNNttgtgtgtgtgtgtgtgtgtgtgtgtgtgtgtgttttgctacTATTTCATGTGTAACAATTATGACAGTTTACTTATATGGTAAATccaaatatttacatttgcCCAGGTGAATGCTGGGTAAGCGTGTTTGTTTATGAAAGAGCTGCCAAGAGCACTATGCCTTTGGCAGCTGGCAGTTGTGACTGAAACCTCAGTAGCATTCTAGGTATTTGGACATGCTCACTTATCACCTGCACTGATATGTGAAACCTTACAAATCCTATAACAACTTAGAGgttaaaaatggttaaaaatcaacattttataTCTGATTTACATATTTATGAATTCGTGTAAACACTACACAGCATACAATCAGGGATTAACAACTGTTTCTTTTATTGTATACAAGCTGCATATGCACCCCCAACCCTAGCCCATCCCAAACACAAATGAATAAGCACTCCTTCCTCTGCACCTAGGCCTCAGCTGGCTGAAAGGAGCCAGAGGAGTCTGTGCAAGCGTGAGTGCTAACTAAAGCCAGCCGTTTGTTCCTGTGCCAGTTTCGCGAGGTCAGCAACCCAGGACTGCTGCTGCCCCATCATTGGCTCAGCCTGTCACACGGTGCCTGGGTGCTGAACAGGCCGTTTATATAATCAAAGCCATGCCAGAGCCACTCCTTGGCTCACCTCGCTCCCACTGCATATATCCTAAATATGTGCGCGTGCAAATGTACAAACATGCACCTACACTTATGTCCAAGATTGAATACACTATGAGGACTGTTAGACGGTTATgattacagttatttttagatAAGTAAGTGTCTGGCTTTTAAATATTATCAATGAGAATCATTAATGCTACTGATGGTAGCTCGATCAATACAGCATATTCACTGGACGTCCTTATTCAAGCTTGTAGATGGATAGCTGATTATGATCGCTCAACTGTGCTCTGCtgttctcttctctctgcttcTTGCTGCTGCTGAGCAGAGAGAAGGTGTGGTGCCTGCCCACCAAACTTGTAAACAAATCCTTTTTGCCTCTGCTACCACAGAGTGCTGAGCCACTGCACACAGACCCCCTATAAACCAGGATCAGCCATCCTAGCCTCTATATCCTACAACAGGAACAGTGTTGGGGAGTAATAGCTACTTGTTAGTTTTGCTGAGTACAGTATTTAACTATATTGTGTGTGGTTCATTTAGCTTTTGGTAAAATTctaatttcattaaaaataattacaaagaacacaaaagaTCCTTTTAAGCAACTAAATGTGGACCTTTAGCcattggatttttgttttttcagcctATCAATAGAGTATCAGACTACAGGACTACAGTGACGTGTTCTTGTACTCATATTACCTTATTATGCCTACATGAAATTTTAAACCTAGCAATGGTAGTATTTCACAATGTCCAGGGTGAACTACTTCTGCAAAGTAATGTTAATCTCAGAGACAGTACTATTCTGGGGGTATATggcaaattattatcattaaaaaaaacactcaatggTTGGGGTTAACTATTATGTCTCTGACATGGCAGGAAGAAATTTCTTAATCCACACTGTGCAGGTGCTGGCCTATTAATAGATTTAATAGTGCGGATTAAGCTTTAGGTGTTTACTAAAATGCCGCACAGCCCATGATGCCATTTCATTGCAGCTTCAAACTTTGGGTCCTCGGGTCAAGTTTAGACAACTCTAGCAAGTTGTCTGTTGAAATTAATTGATTGTTGAAATTAGCTGGTGGTCTTTTGACCCTGTAATCTCTCATTGAAAGGGGATCACTGATCAAACTTCCACTGGAAATCCAACACTTGGACCACTAATCTGTGTCTATATTTGGGTCGGTTTGTCAGTGTTTAACAGTTTTAAGATACATTCAAGCAAATGTTGACTATACAGTAGTGGATAAACGTTTAACTGCAAACACATAAACTGCAATGTAAACATGTTACAGTGTAGATTAACAAACAGGAACAAATATGAAAAGCCACAAAGCATATCTTACTTGTTACATGTGGTTtacaaagtgtttttgtttcacAAAGATGCACAATTCTTGTGCTGGTCCAATGTGCTGACCCCTTTTGGTCCATGTAAATGCATCTGTGGCCATTTTTTATTACACTTTGTGAGTGATATGATGTAATTTGAGTGTGTTGCAGCAGGCTCTTGCAATTGGGTCATGTTTAATTGACTTGTGTAATTGTTTGAGAAATGTACTGGGTCAGATTAACTCAACACGGATTTCATTAGTAATTGAACGggtattttattgtaattaaaACGTGCGAtttgtttataaaaacaaaaatgatgtaTTAATAGTGTACCTGTTTATGCTACTTATTACAACATTTGTGATCAGCTTTGTTTGACCTCCATtttatgtctgtctgttctcAATAAAAAAGCTTAAAACTGCATcggaatgttgtttttttcattttcaaactatAAACTACAACTGCAAAATTTTCTATCATTCTCTATACTTGCCTGCACTGTTGATAGAGTCAGTCTGGATGAATTgagaaaatatttcaatttagTCTTTGGACCCCTAATCTGTACCCATGTTTGGGTAATTTACCAAACTGCTACAGTAGAGAATATTAGTGGTAGagagttattttaaaaatgtgtgaacaTCTGTCAAATTATTTATGACCTTTTGAACTGCAAATGTTTTGGTTAAACAGTGAAAGACATCACTATttctaaaatagaataaaaaaattctgaaataCTTTCCTAGAAAG from Etheostoma spectabile isolate EspeVRDwgs_2016 chromosome 7, UIUC_Espe_1.0, whole genome shotgun sequence includes the following:
- the atp6ap1lb gene encoding ATPase H+ transporting accessory protein 1 like b, with the protein product MAAHAFLLCSLALLSALSRPGLSFSDEEFQPGLTYEEVPEILDRSKEDPKQATRVTSSHDGEYGLESEEVVLTPEDENPLRRILQPFNWHQPGMYHSKRKLLQSLIGPYGPLSVSYNGKTCILFKAKRLAIRYRNHTFIDLTERVFNTNSPVDTKGSICTKEKATLSLRFGDVEDLRGLVIRLQMSNTFYEAAGQNWFTLDSVHIHYNWTQEATFNASEVYAPATSSYHCQHVSSLHKYDTLLVPSSHTDTSANWHITFTDFQIQAFNVQSDKFASASDCATFLTPAILMGLVTSLILLLVLAYALHMVVHLKHIDRYEEHKATVYFPRSPEAELPDKNSL